A window of Streptomyces sp. DG1A-41 contains these coding sequences:
- a CDS encoding small secreted protein: MEGTKPVNKKLAAALSGGAVLVLALSGCGGDDNEKLDSWAKQVCDAVQPQAKKIESANASIQKETSDNSKPEDVQKTDAQAFQDMSDAYKAIGAAVTKAGAPDVENGQKKQEDAVKELNAISSSYASLKKQVDALDTKDQGKFADGLKDIATELDKLGKSGNDALRNLEEGEVGQAMARQTSCKAATAPATQS; encoded by the coding sequence ATGGAAGGGACCAAACCGGTGAACAAGAAGCTCGCGGCCGCACTGTCCGGCGGTGCGGTACTGGTACTGGCGCTGTCGGGGTGCGGCGGCGACGACAACGAGAAGCTGGACTCCTGGGCCAAGCAGGTCTGCGACGCCGTACAGCCGCAGGCCAAGAAGATCGAGTCGGCCAATGCCTCGATCCAGAAGGAAACCTCGGACAACAGCAAGCCGGAGGACGTCCAGAAGACCGACGCACAGGCCTTCCAGGACATGTCCGACGCCTACAAGGCCATCGGGGCCGCGGTGACCAAGGCCGGGGCGCCGGACGTGGAGAACGGCCAGAAGAAACAGGAGGACGCCGTCAAGGAGCTCAACGCGATCTCCTCCTCGTACGCCTCCCTGAAGAAGCAGGTCGACGCGCTCGACACCAAGGACCAGGGCAAGTTCGCGGACGGCCTCAAGGACATCGCCACCGAGCTCGACAAGCTGGGCAAGAGCGGGAACGACGCGCTCCGGAACCTGGAGGAGGGCGAGGTCGGCCAGGCGATGGCCCGGCAGACCAGCTGCAAGGCGGCCACGGCGCCGGCGACCCAGAGCTGA
- a CDS encoding class I SAM-dependent methyltransferase gives MSNASQSPLSPLPSSDRPDVAARLRDALVQASFTADGLLELLGGPAYAALARSETVPALRATRGETPLESLVRLFLLQQPVPHARVADVLPVDACLESGWLTRVGGDELAAAVDVRPYGGPGGEDWFIVSDLGCAVGGAGGIGRRDQGVVLGVGGASTTLAGITVRTPVAAALDLGTGSGIQALHAAQHATRVTATDLNPRALHITALTLALSGTPAADLREGSLFEPVRDDEKYDLIVSNPPFVISPGARLTYRDGGMGGDDLCRALVQEAGERLNEGGFAQFLANWQHVEGEDWQDRLRSWVPRGCDAWIVQREVQDVNQYAELWLRDAGDHREDVAEYQARYDAWLDEFEARKVRAVGFGWITLRRTDAAAPSVTVEEWPHPVEQPLGDTIRAHFDRLDYLRDHDDAALLEAHFRLGAEVVQEQVGLPGAEDPEHVVLRQNRGMRRATRVDTVGAGFAGVCDGTMSAGRILDAIAQLIGEDPVLLRDRTPAQIRLLVEQGFLEPVR, from the coding sequence GTGAGTAACGCCAGCCAGTCACCCCTGTCCCCGCTGCCCTCCTCCGACCGTCCCGATGTCGCCGCCCGGCTCCGGGACGCCCTGGTCCAAGCCTCCTTCACCGCCGACGGGCTGCTCGAACTGCTCGGCGGCCCCGCGTACGCGGCCCTGGCCCGGAGCGAGACCGTGCCCGCGCTCCGGGCGACCCGCGGGGAGACGCCGCTGGAGTCGCTCGTCCGGCTGTTCCTCCTGCAGCAGCCCGTGCCGCACGCGCGCGTGGCGGACGTCCTGCCCGTCGACGCGTGCCTGGAGAGCGGCTGGCTGACGCGCGTCGGGGGCGACGAGCTCGCCGCGGCCGTGGACGTACGGCCGTACGGCGGGCCCGGCGGCGAGGACTGGTTCATCGTGTCGGACCTGGGCTGCGCGGTCGGTGGCGCCGGGGGCATCGGCCGGCGTGACCAAGGAGTCGTCCTGGGAGTCGGCGGCGCCTCCACGACACTCGCCGGCATCACCGTCCGTACGCCCGTCGCCGCCGCGCTCGACCTCGGCACCGGCTCCGGCATCCAGGCCCTGCACGCCGCGCAGCACGCCACGCGCGTGACGGCCACCGATCTCAATCCGCGCGCGCTGCACATCACCGCCCTCACGCTGGCGCTGTCCGGCACCCCGGCCGCCGATCTGCGCGAGGGCTCCCTCTTCGAGCCGGTGCGGGACGACGAGAAGTACGACCTGATCGTCTCGAACCCGCCGTTCGTGATCTCTCCCGGCGCCCGGCTCACCTACCGCGACGGCGGGATGGGCGGGGACGATCTGTGCCGCGCGCTCGTTCAGGAGGCAGGGGAGCGGCTGAACGAGGGCGGGTTCGCGCAGTTCCTCGCCAACTGGCAGCACGTGGAAGGGGAGGACTGGCAGGACCGGCTCAGGTCATGGGTGCCTCGGGGCTGCGACGCGTGGATCGTGCAGCGCGAGGTGCAGGACGTCAACCAGTACGCCGAGCTGTGGCTGCGGGACGCGGGCGACCACCGCGAGGACGTGGCGGAGTACCAGGCGCGGTACGACGCCTGGCTCGACGAGTTCGAGGCGCGCAAGGTGAGGGCCGTCGGCTTCGGCTGGATCACCCTGCGCAGGACGGATGCCGCCGCGCCCTCCGTCACGGTGGAGGAGTGGCCGCATCCGGTCGAGCAGCCGCTCGGGGACACCATCCGGGCCCACTTCGACCGGCTCGACTACCTGCGCGACCACGACGACGCCGCGCTGCTCGAAGCACACTTCCGGCTCGGCGCCGAGGTCGTGCAGGAACAGGTCGGGCTGCCCGGCGCGGAGGACCCCGAGCATGTCGTGCTGCGCCAGAACCGCGGCATGCGCCGCGCCACCCGCGTGGACACGGTCGGCGCGGGCTTCGCGGGCGTGTGCGACGGCACGATGAGCGCCGGTCGCATCCTCGACGCCATCGCCCAGCTGATCGGCGAGGACCCGGTGCTGCTGCGCGACCGCACTCCGGCGCAGATCCGGCTGCTCGTCGAGCAGGGCTTCCTGGAGCCGGTCCGCTGA
- the topA gene encoding type I DNA topoisomerase — translation MSPTSETAQGGRRLVIVESPAKAKTIKGYLGPGYVVEASVGHIRDLPNGAAEVPEKYTGEVRRLGVDVEHDFEPIYVVNADKRAQVKKLKDLLKDSDELYLATDEDREGEAIAWHLQEVLKPKVPVKRMVFHEITKAAIQAAVANPRQLNQKLVDAQETRRILDRLYGYEVSPVLWKKVMPRLSAGRVQSVATRLVVERERERIAFRSAEYWDLTGTFATGRAGDLSDPSSLVARLQTVDGRRVAQGRDFDSLGQLKSANTLHLDEANARALAAALENTSFAVRSVESKPYRRSPYAPFRTTTLQQEASRKLGFGAKATMQIAQKLYENGYITYMRTDSTTLSDTAVAAARAQVTQLYGADYLPPQPRTYAGKVKNAQEAHEAIRPSGDRFRTPAETGLTGDQFKLYELIWKRTVASQMKDATGNSVTVKIGGTAADGRDVEFSASGKTITFHGFLKAYVEGADDPNAELDDRERRLPQVSEGDALRAEEITVDGHATKPPARYTEASLVKELEEREIGRPSTYASIIGTILDRGYVFKKGTALVPSFLSFAVVNLLEKHFGRLVDYDFTAKMEDDLDRIARGEAQSVPWLKRFYFGEGTGGGGAADAGNGDGDHLGGLKELVTDLGAIDAREVSSFPVGNGIVLRVGRYGPYIERGEKDTEQHQRADIPDDLAPDELTVDLAEELLAKPSGDYELGTDPATGHTIVAKDGRYGPYVTEVLPEGTPKTGKNAVKPRTASLFKSMSLDTVTLDDALKLMSLPRVVGTDAEGQEITAQNGRYGPYLKKGTDSRSLQSEEQLFTITLEEALAIYAQPKQRGRAAAKPPLKELGTDPVSEKPVVVKDGRFGPYVTDGETNATLRSGDSVETITPERGFELLAEKRAKAPAKKTAKKTAKKAPAKKAPAKKTTAAKKTAAKKTTTAKKTTAKKTTTAKKTAAKTAAASEPAED, via the coding sequence TTGTCCCCGACCAGCGAGACCGCACAGGGCGGCCGCCGACTCGTCATCGTCGAGTCGCCTGCCAAGGCGAAGACGATCAAGGGCTACCTGGGCCCCGGCTACGTAGTCGAGGCGAGCGTCGGGCACATCCGTGACCTTCCCAACGGCGCCGCCGAGGTGCCCGAGAAGTACACCGGCGAGGTCCGCCGCCTCGGTGTGGACGTCGAACACGACTTCGAGCCGATCTATGTGGTCAACGCCGATAAGAGGGCGCAGGTCAAGAAGCTCAAGGACCTGCTGAAGGACTCCGACGAGCTCTACCTCGCCACCGATGAGGACCGCGAGGGCGAGGCCATCGCCTGGCACCTCCAGGAGGTGCTCAAGCCCAAGGTCCCGGTCAAGCGGATGGTCTTCCACGAGATCACCAAGGCCGCGATCCAGGCCGCCGTGGCCAACCCGCGCCAGCTCAACCAGAAGCTCGTGGACGCCCAGGAGACCCGCCGCATCCTCGACCGCCTCTACGGCTACGAGGTCTCGCCGGTCCTGTGGAAGAAGGTCATGCCGCGGCTGTCCGCGGGCCGTGTCCAGTCGGTCGCCACACGACTCGTCGTGGAGCGGGAACGCGAGCGCATCGCCTTTCGTTCGGCTGAGTACTGGGACCTGACGGGCACCTTCGCGACCGGCCGCGCGGGAGACCTGTCGGACCCGTCGTCGCTGGTCGCGCGCCTCCAGACCGTCGACGGCAGGCGGGTCGCGCAGGGCCGCGACTTCGACTCCCTGGGACAACTGAAGAGCGCGAACACCCTCCACCTCGACGAGGCGAACGCCCGCGCCCTGGCCGCCGCCCTGGAGAACACGAGCTTCGCGGTCCGCTCCGTCGAGTCCAAGCCGTACCGCCGCTCGCCGTACGCCCCGTTCCGTACGACGACGTTGCAGCAGGAGGCCAGCCGCAAGCTCGGCTTCGGCGCGAAGGCGACGATGCAGATCGCGCAGAAGCTCTACGAGAACGGCTACATCACCTACATGCGTACGGACTCCACGACCCTGAGCGACACGGCGGTCGCCGCCGCCCGCGCCCAGGTCACGCAGCTGTACGGCGCCGACTACCTGCCGCCGCAGCCGAGGACGTACGCCGGGAAGGTCAAGAACGCCCAGGAGGCCCACGAGGCGATCCGGCCCTCGGGTGACCGTTTCCGCACTCCCGCCGAGACCGGACTGACCGGCGACCAGTTCAAACTGTACGAACTGATCTGGAAGCGGACCGTCGCCTCCCAGATGAAGGACGCGACCGGCAACAGCGTCACGGTGAAGATCGGCGGCACGGCGGCCGACGGCCGGGACGTCGAGTTCAGCGCGTCCGGCAAGACGATCACCTTCCACGGCTTCCTCAAGGCGTACGTCGAGGGCGCCGACGACCCGAACGCCGAACTCGACGACCGCGAGCGCCGGCTGCCCCAGGTCTCCGAGGGCGACGCCCTGCGAGCCGAGGAGATCACGGTCGACGGGCACGCCACCAAGCCCCCGGCCCGCTACACCGAGGCCTCCCTGGTCAAGGAGCTGGAAGAGCGCGAGATCGGCCGCCCGTCGACGTACGCGTCGATCATCGGCACGATCCTCGACCGCGGCTATGTGTTCAAGAAGGGCACGGCCCTGGTGCCGTCCTTCCTGTCCTTCGCCGTGGTCAACCTCCTGGAGAAGCACTTCGGGCGGCTCGTCGACTACGACTTCACCGCCAAGATGGAGGACGACCTCGACCGCATCGCCCGCGGTGAGGCGCAGTCCGTGCCGTGGCTGAAGCGGTTCTACTTCGGTGAGGGCACAGGCGGGGGCGGTGCCGCCGACGCCGGCAACGGCGACGGGGACCACCTCGGCGGCCTCAAGGAGCTGGTGACCGACCTGGGCGCGATCGACGCGCGCGAGGTGTCGTCGTTCCCCGTGGGCAACGGCATCGTGCTGCGGGTCGGCCGCTACGGGCCGTACATCGAGCGCGGCGAGAAGGACACCGAGCAGCACCAGCGCGCCGACATCCCGGACGACCTGGCGCCGGACGAGCTGACCGTCGACCTCGCGGAGGAGCTGCTCGCCAAGCCGAGCGGCGACTACGAGCTGGGCACGGACCCGGCCACCGGCCACACGATCGTCGCCAAGGACGGCCGCTACGGCCCGTACGTGACGGAGGTCCTCCCCGAGGGCACCCCGAAGACGGGCAAGAACGCGGTCAAGCCGCGCACGGCGTCCCTGTTCAAGTCGATGTCGCTGGACACGGTGACCCTCGACGACGCCCTGAAGCTGATGTCGCTGCCGCGTGTCGTCGGCACCGACGCCGAGGGCCAGGAGATCACCGCGCAGAACGGCCGCTACGGGCCGTACCTGAAGAAGGGCACGGACTCGCGCTCGCTCCAGTCCGAGGAGCAGCTCTTCACGATCACGCTGGAAGAGGCGCTGGCGATCTACGCCCAGCCGAAGCAGCGTGGCCGGGCGGCCGCCAAGCCGCCGCTGAAGGAGCTGGGCACCGACCCGGTGAGCGAGAAGCCGGTCGTCGTCAAGGACGGCCGCTTCGGACCGTACGTCACCGACGGGGAGACCAACGCGACCCTGCGCTCCGGCGACAGCGTCGAAACGATCACCCCGGAGCGCGGCTTCGAGCTGCTCGCCGAGAAGCGCGCGAAGGCCCCGGCGAAGAAGACCGCGAAGAAGACCGCGAAGAAGGCTCCGGCCAAGAAGGCTCCCGCGAAGAAGACGACGGCGGCCAAGAAGACCGCGGCGAAGAAGACCACGACCGCGAAGAAGACGACGGCCAAGAAGACCACCACCGCGAAGAAGACCGCCGCCAAGACGGCGGCCGCCTCGGAGCCGGCGGAGGACTGA